Proteins from a genomic interval of Granulicella sp. L56:
- the carA gene encoding glutamine-hydrolyzing carbamoyl-phosphate synthase small subunit produces the protein MQAILALEDGRIFRGKSFGAQTERSGEVVFNTSLTGYQEIFTDPSYAGQIVVLTNPHIGNYGTTPHDAEAIRPYIEGLVTREFSPMSSNWRSTQAADEYLERYGVPVISDIDTRAVVRHLRANGVMRGVIASGENLDADALVAKARAIRKMDGTDLASVVTTKTIYKWDASEPKNQTGDTLLTPAENADGKQMHVVAYDFGIKENILRMLTRENCSVTVVPATTPAEEVLAMNPDGVFFSNGPGDPEPLHYAVENVKKLQGKTPIFGICLGHQIFGLALGGKTYKLKFGHHGGNHPIMNHQTGKVEITAQNHNFNVDPNSLPANVERTHTNLNDQTLAGLKHKTDPMFSVQYHPEASPGPHDSHYLFRDFREMMEEWKK, from the coding sequence ATGCAGGCAATACTGGCGCTGGAAGACGGGCGCATCTTTCGTGGTAAGAGTTTTGGCGCGCAGACGGAACGGTCTGGCGAGGTGGTCTTCAATACATCACTGACCGGCTATCAGGAGATCTTCACCGATCCTTCCTACGCGGGCCAGATTGTGGTTCTAACGAATCCGCATATTGGAAACTATGGGACGACACCGCACGATGCGGAGGCCATACGGCCTTACATCGAAGGGCTGGTGACGCGGGAGTTCTCGCCGATGAGCTCGAACTGGCGTTCGACCCAGGCCGCTGATGAGTATCTGGAGCGCTATGGCGTGCCCGTGATCTCGGACATCGACACGCGTGCCGTGGTGCGGCATCTGCGGGCCAATGGCGTGATGCGCGGCGTAATCGCGAGCGGTGAGAATCTTGACGCGGATGCGCTGGTGGCGAAGGCACGTGCAATCCGGAAGATGGATGGCACCGACCTTGCCAGCGTGGTGACCACGAAGACTATCTACAAGTGGGACGCCAGCGAGCCGAAGAACCAGACCGGAGATACGCTACTGACGCCTGCGGAAAATGCGGACGGCAAGCAGATGCATGTCGTGGCCTACGACTTCGGCATCAAGGAAAACATTCTGCGGATGTTGACACGCGAGAACTGCAGCGTGACCGTGGTTCCGGCGACCACCCCGGCCGAAGAAGTGCTGGCGATGAACCCGGACGGCGTCTTCTTCTCGAACGGGCCTGGCGATCCAGAGCCGCTGCATTATGCGGTCGAGAATGTAAAGAAGTTACAGGGAAAGACGCCGATCTTCGGGATCTGCCTGGGGCACCAGATCTTTGGGCTGGCGCTGGGCGGCAAGACCTACAAGCTGAAGTTTGGGCATCATGGCGGCAACCATCCCATCATGAACCACCAGACCGGCAAGGTGGAGATCACAGCGCAGAACCACAACTTCAACGTCGATCCAAATTCGCTTCCGGCGAATGTGGAGCGGACGCATACCAACCTGAACGACCAGACGCTGGCTGGATTGAAGCATAAGACCGATCCGATGTTCAGCGTGCAGTACCATCCCGAAGCAAGTCCCGGGCCTCACGATTCGCATTATCTCTTCCGCGATTTTAGGGAGATGATGGAAGAGTGGAAGAAATAG
- the larE gene encoding ATP-dependent sacrificial sulfur transferase LarE has product MNLPQKSALLESTLRDLGSLLVAYSGGTDSAYLAYAAHQALGDDMLAVIADSASLPRAELAAALAFAAEHSIPVQILHTEELENPDYQRNDSKRCFHCKDELFTRMESERQSRGFRHIAYGMNLDDRGEFRPGQQAAAEHHAVAPLVTAELTKAEIRQLAHEAGLELWDKPASACLASRIEYGHPVTRENLSQVEQAEEALHALGFQQVRVRHHGDLARIEIARAELPRALSLDTLDRITAALRPLGFLYITLDTQGYRSGSMNDILPTTAIAPATK; this is encoded by the coding sequence ATGAACCTGCCGCAAAAATCCGCTCTTCTCGAATCTACCCTCCGCGACCTCGGCAGCCTCCTCGTCGCCTACTCCGGCGGGACCGACTCCGCCTATCTCGCCTACGCAGCGCATCAAGCCCTCGGCGACGACATGCTGGCCGTCATCGCCGACTCCGCCTCCCTGCCCCGCGCCGAGCTGGCCGCCGCCCTCGCCTTTGCCGCCGAACACAGCATCCCCGTCCAGATCCTGCACACCGAAGAGCTCGAGAATCCCGACTACCAGCGCAACGACAGCAAGCGCTGCTTCCACTGCAAAGACGAGCTCTTCACCCGCATGGAGTCCGAGCGCCAGTCGCGAGGCTTCCGGCACATCGCCTACGGCATGAATCTCGACGACCGAGGCGAGTTCCGCCCCGGCCAGCAGGCCGCCGCCGAACACCACGCCGTCGCTCCGCTCGTCACAGCCGAGCTCACCAAGGCCGAGATCCGCCAGCTCGCCCACGAAGCCGGTTTGGAGCTATGGGACAAGCCTGCCTCTGCCTGCCTTGCCTCGCGCATCGAGTACGGCCACCCCGTCACCCGCGAAAACCTCTCGCAGGTCGAGCAGGCTGAAGAGGCGCTTCATGCCCTCGGTTTCCAGCAGGTCCGCGTGCGCCACCACGGCGACCTTGCCCGCATCGAGATCGCCCGCGCCGAGCTGCCCCGCGCCCTCTCGCTCGACACCCTCGACCGCATCACCGCCGCCCTGCGTCCCCTCGGCTTCCTCTACATCACCCTCGACACCCAGGGCTACCGCTCCGGCAGCATGAACGACATACTCCCTACGACCGCCATCGCTCCCGCCACAAAGTAA
- the larC gene encoding nickel pincer cofactor biosynthesis protein LarC yields MRIAYLDCFAGISGDMFLGALLDAGLAPQVLHEAIASLNLGASLEIEKTDRSGISSTRALVFDGTQIAEKNDSAHTHAEPHTHDKKPEEKAAPHHHGRHLSSIRKIIQSSTLADEVKQTAIRAFELLGASEAKIHNVDVEKIHFHEVGAIDAIVDIVAASAGIHALAVDQWFCSPLNVGGGSIDCAHGHFPVPAPATADLLRGLPTYSDSAAPQIELVTPTGAAILRALSPTFSQPPVMRVHRIGYGAGGRNPKGFPNVLRLNIGESAQAPVTDTATNAVTVLETALDDLNPQIIAHVAEQALQQGALDVMLTPVIMKKGRPGTLLTVLCDPEKSAALERLLLRETSTLGIRIHQQQRSCLDRSHHTVSTSYGEIRIKVGSLGHDEFKEELNANPEFEDCRAAAAAHNVPVKQVVQSAIAAYHSGKSK; encoded by the coding sequence ATGCGCATTGCCTATCTCGACTGCTTCGCCGGCATCAGCGGAGACATGTTTCTCGGCGCTTTGCTCGATGCCGGACTCGCCCCCCAGGTCCTCCACGAAGCCATCGCCTCCCTCAATCTCGGAGCCTCCCTCGAGATCGAAAAGACCGACCGCAGCGGCATTTCCTCCACTCGCGCCCTGGTCTTCGACGGAACCCAGATAGCCGAGAAAAACGATTCGGCCCATACCCACGCCGAGCCGCACACCCACGACAAAAAGCCCGAAGAGAAGGCCGCACCCCACCATCACGGACGCCACCTCAGTTCCATCCGCAAGATCATTCAATCCAGCACCCTGGCAGACGAAGTAAAGCAAACCGCGATTCGCGCCTTCGAACTCCTCGGAGCCTCCGAAGCCAAAATTCATAACGTAGACGTAGAAAAAATTCACTTCCACGAAGTAGGCGCCATCGACGCCATCGTCGATATCGTCGCGGCCTCCGCAGGCATTCACGCCCTCGCCGTCGATCAGTGGTTCTGCTCCCCGCTCAACGTCGGCGGCGGCTCCATCGACTGCGCCCACGGCCACTTTCCTGTTCCCGCTCCCGCCACAGCGGACCTTCTGCGCGGCCTGCCCACCTACTCCGACTCCGCCGCCCCGCAGATCGAACTGGTCACCCCTACCGGCGCAGCCATTCTCCGCGCCCTCTCTCCCACCTTCAGCCAACCGCCCGTCATGCGCGTCCATCGCATCGGATACGGTGCCGGAGGCCGCAACCCCAAAGGCTTCCCCAACGTTCTGCGCCTCAACATCGGCGAGTCCGCGCAGGCCCCCGTCACAGATACAGCCACCAACGCCGTCACCGTTCTCGAAACCGCGCTCGACGATCTCAACCCGCAGATCATCGCCCACGTCGCCGAACAAGCCCTGCAGCAAGGCGCGCTCGACGTCATGCTCACCCCGGTCATCATGAAGAAGGGCCGTCCCGGCACGCTTCTCACCGTCCTCTGCGACCCTGAAAAATCCGCCGCCCTCGAGCGCCTGCTCCTCCGCGAGACCAGCACCCTCGGCATCCGCATTCACCAGCAACAGCGCTCCTGCCTTGACCGCAGCCACCACACCGTCTCCACGTCCTACGGAGAGATCCGCATCAAGGTAGGCTCACTCGGCCACGATGAATTCAAGGAAGAACTCAATGCCAACCCCGAGTTCGAGGACTGCCGCGCCGCCGCCGCAGCCCACAACGTCCCCGTCAAACAGGTCGTCCAATCCGCCATCGCCGCATATCACTCCGGCAAATCAAAATGA
- the larB gene encoding nickel pincer cofactor biosynthesis protein LarB — protein MNKTSLLELLAEIQRGTLTPEQASGRLANLPFEDLDYAKIDHHRSLRNGLPEVIYAAGKSPEQTAEIFAHMAATGIDVLATRADEATAAAVLALTPAAKYHQPARAITLRQSPPAEPHGHVAVLCAGTSDLPAAEEAAVTAELFGAQVTRIYDVGVAGIHRLLAQRDILATANAVIVCAGMEGALPSVVGGLVAVPVIAVPTSVGYGASFSGAAALLGMLNSCSPNVCVVNIDNGFGAAYTATLIARAAHK, from the coding sequence ATGAACAAAACATCTCTTCTCGAACTTCTGGCCGAAATCCAGCGCGGCACCCTCACCCCGGAGCAGGCCTCCGGGCGCCTCGCCAATCTTCCCTTCGAAGACCTCGACTACGCCAAGATCGATCACCACCGCTCTCTCCGCAACGGCCTGCCCGAGGTCATCTACGCCGCAGGTAAATCACCCGAGCAGACCGCCGAAATCTTCGCCCACATGGCCGCAACCGGCATCGACGTTCTCGCCACTCGCGCCGACGAGGCCACCGCAGCGGCAGTTCTCGCCCTTACTCCAGCGGCGAAGTATCACCAGCCAGCCCGCGCCATCACCCTTCGCCAATCGCCTCCAGCCGAGCCGCACGGCCACGTCGCCGTCCTCTGCGCCGGAACCAGCGACCTCCCGGCCGCCGAAGAAGCAGCCGTCACCGCCGAGCTCTTCGGCGCGCAGGTCACCCGCATCTATGACGTAGGCGTCGCCGGCATCCATCGTCTGCTCGCCCAGCGCGACATCCTCGCCACCGCCAACGCCGTCATCGTCTGCGCCGGAATGGAAGGTGCGCTGCCCAGCGTCGTCGGCGGCCTCGTCGCCGTTCCTGTCATCGCCGTCCCCACCTCCGTCGGCTACGGAGCCTCCTTCTCGGGAGCGGCCGCTCTCCTCGGCATGCTCAACTCCTGCTCGCCCAATGTCTGCGTCGTCAACATCGACAACGGCTTCGGCGCCGCCTATACCGCAACGCTCATCGCTCGCGCCGCCCATAAGTAA
- a CDS encoding aldo/keto reductase, translating into MERRNFLKSATAVGVTAATGNIVGQSASAAKTSSVAARPESPDMIYRELGQTGERVSAIGLGGFHVGKQADPNESIHLIRQAIDRGITFMDNCWDYNNGISEVRMGQALRDGYRSKVFLMTKMDGRTKEAYNKQLEESLGRLQTDVIDLVQFHEIIRMEDPDRVFAPGGALEAAVAARQAGKIRYIGFTGHKDPAVHLRMFEFAEKHGFHFDTVQMPVNVMDAHFRSFTKEVIPVALKQGTGILAMKTFGDNYILRSKTVEPIEALHYGLTQPVSVVITGIDSPAVLDQAIQATKTFKPLTQTEIASLLDRTREAASEGKFELFKTTSQFDGTAANPKWLG; encoded by the coding sequence ATGGAGCGCAGGAACTTCCTGAAGTCAGCAACCGCCGTCGGGGTCACAGCAGCCACCGGCAACATCGTCGGCCAATCCGCATCCGCCGCAAAGACCTCCAGCGTAGCCGCGCGACCTGAATCCCCCGACATGATCTATCGCGAGCTGGGCCAGACTGGCGAACGCGTCTCCGCCATTGGCCTCGGCGGCTTCCACGTCGGCAAGCAGGCCGACCCCAATGAGAGCATTCACCTCATCCGCCAGGCCATCGACCGCGGCATCACCTTCATGGACAACTGCTGGGACTACAACAACGGCATCAGCGAAGTCCGCATGGGTCAGGCCCTGCGCGACGGCTACCGCAGCAAGGTCTTCCTGATGACCAAGATGGATGGCCGCACCAAAGAGGCCTACAACAAGCAGCTCGAAGAGTCCCTCGGTCGCCTCCAAACCGACGTCATCGATCTCGTCCAGTTCCACGAGATTATCCGCATGGAAGACCCCGACCGCGTCTTCGCTCCCGGCGGCGCTCTCGAAGCAGCCGTAGCCGCACGACAGGCCGGAAAGATTCGCTACATCGGCTTCACCGGCCACAAAGACCCCGCCGTCCATCTACGCATGTTCGAGTTCGCAGAAAAGCACGGCTTCCACTTCGACACCGTGCAGATGCCGGTCAACGTCATGGACGCTCACTTCCGTTCTTTTACGAAAGAGGTCATCCCGGTCGCACTCAAGCAAGGCACCGGCATCCTCGCCATGAAGACCTTCGGCGACAACTATATCTTGCGCAGCAAGACGGTAGAGCCCATTGAGGCCCTTCACTACGGCCTCACTCAGCCAGTCTCCGTCGTCATCACCGGCATCGACTCCCCGGCGGTCCTCGATCAGGCCATTCAGGCGACCAAGACCTTCAAGCCGCTCACCCAGACCGAGATTGCAAGCCTGCTCGACCGCACTCGCGAAGCCGCCAGCGAAGGAAAGTTCGAGCTCTTCAAGACCACCAGCCAATTCGACGGAACCGCCGCCAATCCCAAATGGCTAGGCTAA